The following proteins come from a genomic window of Nostoc sp. ATCC 53789:
- a CDS encoding radical SAM protein, translating to MTSSVFDSERLLFTPTTPDTNAIPIIFAFPNEYSVGITSLGYQVVWATLAMRDDVQVSRLFTDTHEQLPRTPEIVGFSISWELDYVNILNLLESLEIPIQATSRDDSHPIIFGGGPVLTANPEPFADFFDVILLGDGENLLGNFIEAYKEVRNASRQTQLKRLAQIPGIYIPSLYEVEYHTKDGAIKSIKPISPEIPAVVQKQTYRGNTLSASTVVTEKAAWENIYMVEVVRSCPEMCRFCLASYLTLPFRTASLEDSLIPAIAKGLEVTNRLGLLGASVTQHPEFEALLDYISQPKYDDVRLSIASVRTNTVTVQLAETLAKRDTRSLTIAVESGSEKIRQIVNKKLHNDEIIQAAINAKAGGLKSLKLYGMAGIPGEEAEDLDQTVTMMRNIKKAAPGLRLTFGCSTFVPKAHTPFQWFGVNRQAEKRLQFLQKQLKPQGIEFRPESYNWSIIQALLSRGDRRLSQLLQLTRDFGDSLGSYKRAFKQLKGQIPDLDFYVHADWSTEQVLPWNHLQGPLPQSTLLKHLADAQSYINPSPKELQPLLGTRD from the coding sequence GTGACATCATCTGTATTTGACTCTGAACGCCTCCTTTTCACCCCCACTACCCCAGACACCAACGCTATCCCCATAATTTTCGCCTTTCCCAATGAATATAGCGTAGGTATCACTAGCCTTGGCTATCAGGTAGTTTGGGCAACCTTGGCAATGCGTGATGATGTGCAGGTGAGTCGCCTGTTTACAGATACTCACGAACAACTCCCCAGAACGCCAGAAATTGTGGGATTTTCGATTTCCTGGGAACTGGATTATGTGAATATTTTAAATTTGCTGGAATCTTTAGAAATTCCTATTCAAGCAACTTCTCGTGATGATTCTCATCCGATAATTTTTGGTGGTGGCCCTGTTCTCACAGCTAACCCAGAACCTTTTGCAGATTTTTTTGACGTAATTTTACTGGGTGATGGCGAAAATTTACTGGGAAATTTTATTGAGGCGTACAAAGAAGTAAGAAATGCTTCAAGACAAACTCAACTCAAAAGACTTGCACAAATCCCAGGAATTTATATTCCCAGTTTGTATGAAGTCGAATACCACACAAAAGATGGTGCAATAAAGTCAATTAAACCAATTTCTCCAGAAATTCCCGCAGTGGTGCAAAAGCAGACTTATCGAGGAAATACTCTATCGGCTTCGACTGTAGTCACCGAAAAAGCCGCATGGGAAAATATTTACATGGTGGAAGTGGTGAGAAGTTGTCCAGAAATGTGCCGCTTTTGTTTGGCGAGTTATCTCACACTGCCTTTTAGAACAGCCAGTCTGGAAGATTCCTTAATTCCTGCGATCGCAAAAGGCTTAGAAGTCACAAATCGGCTAGGATTATTGGGGGCTTCTGTAACTCAGCATCCAGAGTTTGAAGCTTTGCTAGATTATATAAGTCAGCCAAAGTACGATGATGTCCGTCTCAGTATTGCCTCAGTGCGAACTAATACTGTAACAGTCCAGTTAGCAGAAACATTAGCAAAACGAGACACGCGATCGCTTACCATTGCAGTAGAAAGTGGTTCTGAGAAAATTCGGCAAATCGTCAACAAAAAGCTGCATAACGACGAAATTATCCAAGCTGCGATAAATGCCAAAGCTGGCGGATTAAAAAGCTTGAAACTCTACGGAATGGCAGGAATTCCTGGTGAAGAAGCAGAGGATTTAGACCAAACAGTGACGATGATGCGTAATATCAAAAAAGCTGCACCAGGATTACGCCTAACATTTGGATGCAGCACCTTTGTACCCAAAGCGCACACGCCATTTCAATGGTTTGGGGTAAATCGTCAAGCAGAAAAGCGGTTGCAGTTTTTGCAAAAACAGCTAAAACCGCAGGGAATAGAGTTTCGCCCAGAAAGCTATAATTGGTCGATTATACAAGCTTTGTTATCAAGAGGCGATCGCAGACTATCCCAACTTCTTCAGCTGACTCGTGACTTTGGCGACTCCTTGGGTAGCTACAAACGTGCTTTCAAACAACTTAAAGGACAAATCCCTGACTTAGATTTCTACGTCCACGCTGATTGGTCTACAGAACAAGTATTACCTTGGAACCACTTGCAAGGGCCTCTGCCACAGTCTACACTACTAAAGCATTTGGCTGATGCTCAGAGTTATATCAACCCATCTCCAAAAGAACTACAGCCACTACTGGGGACTAGAGACTAG
- a CDS encoding SemiSWEET transporter, translated as MPQMFKTWQTKSAKDVSFLTLITFITGIFLWLIYGIYLQSLPIILANSVTLLFNLIILWLKIKYR; from the coding sequence TTGCCACAGATGTTTAAAACATGGCAAACAAAATCAGCCAAAGATGTTTCTTTTTTAACGCTGATTACATTCATAACTGGTATTTTTTTGTGGTTAATTTATGGAATATATCTACAATCTTTACCAATTATTCTTGCTAATAGCGTGACATTGCTTTTTAACTTGATAATTCTATGGCTTAAAATTAAATATAGATAA
- a CDS encoding DUF1636 family protein: MTTTVNISPANPLGVADHTLFVCKTCASVWQQGKRLGESGGEKLLHQLQQLAQDWELRDEFPIQEVECMSACNRSCVVAFAAKGKLTYLFGDLAVDNSASAILECASQYYVKADGLLPWSERPEALKKGILAKIPPLSH; the protein is encoded by the coding sequence ATGACTACTACTGTGAATATTTCCCCAGCGAATCCCTTGGGAGTTGCTGACCATACTTTATTTGTTTGCAAAACTTGCGCTAGCGTTTGGCAACAGGGAAAACGCTTAGGTGAAAGTGGTGGTGAAAAACTTCTACACCAACTTCAGCAACTTGCACAAGATTGGGAGTTACGAGATGAATTCCCAATTCAAGAAGTTGAATGCATGAGTGCTTGTAATCGTTCCTGTGTGGTTGCCTTTGCTGCCAAAGGTAAATTAACATATTTGTTTGGTGATTTAGCCGTTGATAATAGTGCATCTGCGATACTAGAATGTGCTAGTCAATATTATGTCAAAGCAGATGGTTTGCTGCCTTGGTCAGAGCGTCCAGAAGCCCTGAAGAAGGGCATTTTAGCAAAGATTCCACCTTTATCTCACTAA
- a CDS encoding cobalt-precorrin-6A reductase, producing MRVLILGGTGDAAELAARVATIQGLDAITSLAGRTREPSVPLGDLRVGGFGGVAGLASYLRAMQIDLLIDATHPFASQISFNAADAAKEVGVPRLMLIRPPWEKGSGDRWMEVDSVEVAAASLANQAHRVFLTVGRQELAAFAHLEEIWFLMRMIDPPVEDALVPPGMVLCDRGPFNLNNERQILIDHKIDTIVSKNSGGDATKPKIIAARELGVKVVIVNRPAIPPGEQVSDVEGALAWLLDKLHD from the coding sequence ATGCGCGTTTTGATTCTTGGTGGTACAGGAGATGCCGCAGAACTAGCTGCTAGAGTCGCGACTATCCAAGGGCTAGATGCAATCACGTCTTTAGCCGGTCGTACCCGTGAACCATCAGTTCCGTTAGGCGATTTACGGGTTGGAGGCTTTGGTGGTGTGGCTGGATTGGCTAGCTATCTCCGAGCAATGCAAATCGACTTATTAATTGATGCAACCCATCCTTTTGCTAGTCAAATTTCTTTTAATGCGGCAGATGCTGCAAAGGAAGTCGGAGTACCCCGTTTGATGTTAATACGCCCACCTTGGGAAAAAGGAAGTGGCGATCGCTGGATGGAAGTTGATAGCGTTGAAGTCGCCGCCGCATCTCTAGCAAACCAAGCACATCGGGTATTTTTGACGGTTGGCAGACAAGAACTCGCCGCCTTTGCTCACCTAGAGGAAATTTGGTTCTTGATGCGGATGATTGACCCTCCTGTTGAAGATGCCTTAGTGCCACCGGGGATGGTATTGTGCGATCGCGGGCCCTTTAACCTCAATAATGAAAGGCAAATCCTGATTGATCACAAGATTGATACCATAGTGAGTAAAAATAGCGGTGGCGATGCCACAAAGCCCAAGATTATTGCAGCGCGAGAACTGGGCGTGAAAGTAGTGATTGTAAATCGTCCAGCCATACCGCCAGGAGAGCAAGTTAGTGATGTTGAAGGTGCTTTGGCATGGCTACTTGACAAATTGCATGATTAG